From Bacillus alveayuensis, one genomic window encodes:
- a CDS encoding catechol 2,3-dioxygenase (product_source=KO:K00446; cath_funfam=3.10.180.10; cog=COG0346; ko=KO:K00446; pfam=PF00903; superfamily=54593; tigrfam=TIGR03211) — MSGIMRIGRIEIRVMDLEKSADYYKNVIGLEEMARDEERIYFKAWDEYDHHSIILKKADSPGMEHMGFKVENIYKLEELEYKVEQFGCSVSRVPHGSRIAEGEAIRFEIPTGHVVELYCDIKQVGTKVGVINPDPWPDNLRGIAPHRLDHALLTGEDIETVTRFFTEVLGFRQSEKIVTVDGEQMIGSFLSVTNTAHDLAFVKGPDKKFHHAGFHVDNWYEVLKAADILSKNKIQIEVTPTRHGITRGQTVYFFDPSGNRNEAFASGYITYADFPTITWTEDQIGAGIFYHRRELVETFSKALT; from the coding sequence ATGAGTGGAATTATGAGAATTGGACGAATTGAGATTAGAGTAATGGATTTGGAAAAGTCAGCAGACTATTACAAAAATGTCATTGGATTAGAGGAAATGGCTAGAGATGAAGAACGAATTTATTTTAAAGCGTGGGATGAATACGATCACCATAGCATTATTTTAAAGAAAGCTGATTCTCCTGGCATGGAGCATATGGGATTTAAAGTGGAGAATATATATAAATTAGAAGAGCTTGAGTACAAAGTTGAGCAATTTGGATGCAGCGTCTCGCGTGTTCCTCACGGTTCTCGTATTGCTGAAGGAGAAGCCATTCGCTTTGAAATCCCTACTGGGCATGTTGTTGAATTGTACTGTGATATTAAACAAGTAGGAACAAAAGTTGGAGTCATAAATCCAGATCCATGGCCTGACAATTTACGCGGCATCGCCCCACACCGTCTTGATCATGCACTATTAACTGGTGAAGACATTGAAACAGTTACTCGCTTTTTCACAGAAGTTCTTGGCTTTAGACAAAGTGAAAAAATTGTCACAGTTGATGGTGAGCAAATGATTGGCAGCTTTCTTTCAGTTACGAATACCGCTCACGATCTAGCTTTTGTGAAAGGACCAGATAAAAAATTCCACCATGCCGGCTTCCATGTTGATAATTGGTACGAAGTTTTAAAGGCAGCGGATATTTTATCGAAAAACAAAATTCAAATTGAAGTAACTCCGACGCGTCATGGCATTACGAGAGGGCAAACTGTATACTTTTTTGACCCATCTGGTAATCGCAATGAAGCTTTTGCAAGCGGTTACATCACATATGCTGATTTTCCTACTATTACTTGGACGGAAGATCAAATTGGAGCAGGTATATTTTATCATAGACGTGAATTAGTAGAAACATTCTCGAAAGCGTTAACATAA
- a CDS encoding riboflavin kinase/FMN adenylyltransferase (product_source=KO:K11753; cath_funfam=3.40.50.620; cog=COG0196; ko=KO:K11753; pfam=PF06574; superfamily=52374; tigrfam=TIGR00083) translates to MKTVTITHDEGLRSFQNKPLVAALGFFDGVHLGHQKVIQTAKQIAKEKGMNLAVLTFFPHPQEVLSRGKQKVHYLEPLSSKKEKFAKIGVDILYVIRFDLNFASLSPQQFIKEYIVGLNIQHVVAGFDFTYGYRGKGNMQRMKEDGKGHFDVTIVSKFSKVDQKVSSTLIREKLSSGEVSEIQDYLGEPYETVGQIYSITSKLTKSYINAAINMKPFYMLPKPGFYSIKAIMDHDPYNGVCYVPVEENKKAIISIEKECAMKIAPNKEIRLKWLRRINGLYMSSNVKHLNVM, encoded by the coding sequence TTGAAAACTGTGACGATTACTCATGACGAGGGACTCAGATCGTTTCAAAATAAGCCATTAGTGGCGGCATTAGGTTTTTTTGATGGCGTTCATCTTGGACATCAAAAGGTCATTCAAACAGCTAAACAAATTGCAAAAGAAAAAGGGATGAACCTTGCAGTTCTCACGTTTTTCCCTCATCCACAGGAAGTATTGTCAAGGGGAAAACAAAAAGTTCACTATCTTGAACCATTATCCTCCAAAAAGGAGAAATTTGCAAAAATAGGTGTTGATATTCTTTATGTAATCCGGTTTGATTTAAACTTTGCCTCCCTTTCGCCGCAGCAGTTTATTAAAGAGTATATTGTGGGCTTAAATATTCAACATGTTGTTGCCGGCTTTGATTTTACGTATGGATATCGCGGCAAAGGAAACATGCAAAGGATGAAAGAAGATGGGAAAGGCCATTTTGATGTGACGATTGTATCAAAATTTAGCAAAGTCGATCAAAAAGTTAGCTCAACCTTAATAAGAGAAAAGCTTTCTTCCGGGGAAGTTAGTGAAATACAAGACTATTTAGGTGAACCATATGAAACGGTCGGGCAAATTTATTCGATCACTTCCAAGCTAACCAAATCTTATATAAATGCTGCTATTAATATGAAGCCGTTTTATATGTTGCCAAAGCCCGGTTTTTATAGCATTAAAGCCATTATGGATCACGATCCATACAATGGTGTCTGCTACGTCCCAGTTGAAGAAAATAAAAAGGCCATCATTAGTATTGAGAAGGAATGTGCTATGAAAATAGCTCCAAACAAAGAAATTCGCTTAAAATGGCTGCGACGAATAAATGGACTATATATGAGCTCGAATGTAAAACATTTAAATGTAATGTAA
- a CDS encoding uncharacterized protein GlcG (DUF336 family) (product_source=COG3193; cath_funfam=2.60.120.560; cog=COG3193; pfam=PF03928; superfamily=143744): protein MSVLHKKVISNELAEKMIMKAKEKAEELNIAVNIAIVDNGGHLVAFSRMDDAPILSIDISQNKAYTAIAFGIPTHEWYPLIDKSPALKTGIVHTSRLVVFGGGYPIKLDGQVIGGIGVSGGSEEEDRLCCEAALKVLNHVLQK from the coding sequence ATGTCCGTTCTTCATAAAAAAGTAATATCTAATGAGCTTGCTGAAAAAATGATCATGAAAGCAAAAGAAAAAGCAGAGGAATTAAACATTGCTGTCAATATAGCCATTGTCGATAACGGAGGTCACTTAGTTGCCTTTTCTCGAATGGATGATGCACCTATTTTAAGTATTGACATTTCCCAAAATAAAGCGTATACAGCAATTGCCTTTGGAATTCCAACACACGAATGGTATCCACTTATTGATAAAAGCCCTGCATTAAAAACAGGTATCGTCCATACATCAAGACTTGTTGTGTTCGGAGGTGGTTATCCGATTAAATTAGATGGCCAAGTGATCGGTGGAATTGGTGTTAGTGGAGGTTCTGAAGAAGAGGACCGCTTATGCTGTGAAGCTGCTTTAAAAGTATTAAATCATGTTTTGCAGAAATAA